One Thermofilum pendens Hrk 5 DNA segment encodes these proteins:
- a CDS encoding LA_3659 family protein has translation MSAEYIVKLFEEDPKSRKRLAELLVSEPDVRLALINAVIRDVATKHDVEKHWEATRRDIEGLRRELEGLERDVASLAERVSRLEGAYAELSKRIDSLGERISDLDKRIDSLDKRIDGLDKRIDSLDKRIESLDKRIDSLDKRLDHIAKISYTLTASVLATLAASIILLAIIRIHP, from the coding sequence GTGTCCGCCGAGTACATCGTGAAGCTCTTCGAAGAAGACCCCAAGTCCAGGAAGAGGCTCGCAGAGCTACTAGTCTCCGAGCCGGACGTAAGGCTAGCGCTGATAAACGCAGTCATACGCGACGTCGCCACGAAGCACGACGTGGAGAAGCACTGGGAAGCAACGAGGCGAGACATAGAGGGGCTGAGGAGGGAGCTTGAGGGGCTGGAGAGGGACGTCGCGAGTCTCGCTGAGAGAGTCTCAAGGCTCGAAGGAGCATACGCAGAGCTAAGCAAGAGGATAGACAGCCTCGGCGAGAGGATAAGCGACCTAGACAAGAGAATAGACTCGCTCGATAAGAGGATCGACGGGCTAGACAAGAGGATAGACTCACTGGATAAAAGGATAGAGTCCCTGGACAAGAGGATAGACAGCCTGGACAAAAGGCTAGACCACATCGCGAAGATCTCCTACACCCTCACAGCCTCAGTCCTCGCAACACTCGCGGCAAGCATCATACTCCTCGCAATCATCAGGATACACCCCTAG
- a CDS encoding ankyrin repeat domain-containing protein, whose product MPGPEGNRAGTVEELFRAVCSGDAKRVKALLEGGVDPNAAGPAGLAPLHCAAIFGHAEAARLLLERGADPNVKDKITWDVLSSELGRKGRTPLHWAAVYGHFVVAEVLLDRGADPNATDEEGNTPLHLAALLGFADIARLLLDRGADVNAKNSSGKTPLHYAAEQGSAEVAKLLLERGADPGATDTYGNTPLHLAVRSIEVSKLLLERGADVNARNNEGRTPLHRAAMEGSAEVVKFLLERGADPCAVDAFGNTPLHLAFKNMEVAKLLLEKGADPNAKNSSGMTPLHFAAGLGKVEVVELLLEHGADVDAKDNDGLTPLAYAAHRQDMYIRADALTALKVVGLLLERGADPSLIGSDSYTLLHKAAFWCYAKVVRLLLEKGLDANAKDEYGRTPLHWAAERGCPEVVELLLEHGADPNARNDSGMTPLHLAATVKDTEAAKLLLEHGADPNAEEYGGSTPLAIISSFFCYDDNITDWLTGEHKALEFIRLLLEHGAEPGNGLHAAVRCGRPECVKKLLEWGVNPNTRDNDGNTLLHAAAWNGDVEVIEILLERGADINARNKFGETPLHVAAERGNFEAVKLLLERGAEVNADALCYAARSCRWDVFTLLLERGADINARDWFDRTPLHGAAGCRDAGIARFLIERGADINARTKDGETPLHKATSSGNVEAVRLLLEHGADVDARNDFGGTPLHHAAARGHLEIVRLLLKHGADSNARNSHGETPLHYVAEHADMCSKNAWDNCLRIAELLLIHGADVNARDSRDQTPLHIAVFFGSREHLEVARWLLEHGADPNARDWEGNTPLHYVIEHSFWRERREAIELLLEHGADPSIRNSEGLSPLQLAVIKGDTDAFALLSGYMFRFRKTR is encoded by the coding sequence GTGCCGGGCCCGGAGGGGAACCGCGCGGGAACAGTCGAAGAACTCTTCAGGGCAGTCTGCTCGGGGGACGCGAAGAGGGTGAAGGCCCTCCTAGAGGGGGGCGTCGACCCGAACGCCGCGGGCCCCGCGGGGCTTGCTCCGCTACACTGCGCCGCCATCTTCGGGCACGCCGAGGCCGCAAGGCTACTCCTGGAGCGAGGCGCAGACCCAAATGTGAAGGACAAGATCACATGGGATGTACTCAGCTCCGAGCTGGGTCGCAAAGGGAGGACACCGCTACACTGGGCCGCCGTGTACGGGCACTTCGTCGTAGCCGAGGTACTGCTCGACCGCGGCGCAGACCCGAACGCCACCGACGAGGAAGGCAATACTCCATTGCACCTGGCGGCGCTACTAGGGTTTGCAGACATAGCCAGGCTACTGCTGGATAGAGGCGCAGACGTGAACGCGAAGAACAGCTCCGGGAAGACACCGCTTCACTACGCCGCTGAGCAAGGAAGCGCAGAAGTCGCAAAGTTGCTACTCGAGCGGGGCGCCGATCCGGGAGCTACGGACACGTATGGCAATACACCGCTACACCTGGCTGTTAGGAGCATAGAAGTCAGTAAGCTACTCTTAGAGAGAGGGGCTGACGTAAACGCCAGGAACAACGAGGGACGAACGCCGCTACACCGCGCAGCTATGGAGGGAAGCGCCGAGGTGGTGAAGTTTTTGCTCGAGCGCGGCGCAGACCCGTGCGCTGTGGACGCCTTTGGAAATACCCCCCTACACTTAGCCTTTAAAAACATGGAGGTTGCCAAGCTACTCTTAGAGAAAGGTGCAGACCCCAACGCGAAGAATAGCTCAGGGATGACGCCGCTACACTTCGCCGCAGGACTGGGAAAAGTCGAAGTCGTCGAGCTACTCCTAGAGCACGGAGCAGATGTGGACGCTAAGGATAACGATGGGCTTACACCGTTAGCCTATGCGGCTCACCGCCAGGATATGTATATACGCGCAGATGCGCTCACAGCGTTGAAGGTCGTCGGGCTACTCCTGGAGCGGGGCGCAGACCCCAGCCTCATCGGCTCGGATAGCTACACGCTACTCCACAAAGCGGCCTTTTGGTGCTACGCAAAGGTTGTCAGGCTCCTCCTAGAGAAAGGTCTGGATGCTAACGCAAAGGACGAGTACGGAAGAACTCCGCTACACTGGGCCGCGGAGCGGGGATGTCCGGAGGTAGTAGAACTCCTGCTCGAGCACGGGGCAGACCCCAACGCAAGGAATGACTCCGGGATGACACCGCTACACCTAGCGGCGACTGTGAAAGACACTGAGGCTGCGAAGCTTCTGCTAGAGCATGGGGCGGATCCGAACGCCGAGGAGTATGGAGGCTCAACTCCGCTGGCTATTATCTCCTCCTTTTTCTGTTACGATGATAACATTACGGACTGGCTTACAGGCGAGCACAAAGCACTCGAGTTTATCAGGCTACTGTTGGAGCACGGAGCAGAGCCTGGCAACGGTCTTCACGCGGCGGTAAGGTGCGGGCGCCCGGAGTGCGTTAAGAAGTTGCTTGAGTGGGGCGTGAACCCCAATACCAGGGACAACGACGGCAACACGTTGCTACATGCCGCCGCCTGGAATGGGGACGTGGAGGTTATCGAGATTCTGCTGGAGAGGGGCGCAGACATTAATGCCAGGAACAAGTTCGGGGAAACACCGCTACACGTAGCCGCGGAGCGAGGAAACTTCGAGGCAGTGAAGTTGCTACTAGAGAGGGGCGCGGAGGTAAACGCGGACGCGCTCTGCTACGCGGCAAGGAGTTGTCGCTGGGACGTCTTCACGCTGCTCCTCGAGAGAGGCGCAGACATTAACGCGAGGGACTGGTTTGACAGGACTCCGCTACACGGCGCCGCCGGGTGCAGGGACGCCGGGATTGCGAGGTTCCTCATCGAGAGAGGGGCAGACATTAACGCGAGAACCAAGGACGGAGAAACACCGCTACATAAAGCCACGTCCAGCGGGAACGTCGAGGCGGTAAGACTGCTGTTGGAGCACGGCGCCGACGTAGACGCCAGGAACGATTTCGGAGGGACACCACTGCACCACGCCGCCGCCCGGGGGCACCTGGAGATAGTCAGGCTCCTGCTCAAGCACGGCGCAGACTCCAACGCAAGGAACAGTCACGGGGAGACACCGCTACACTACGTAGCTGAACACGCAGATATGTGTAGCAAGAACGCATGGGATAATTGCTTGAGGATCGCCGAGCTTCTCTTGATACACGGAGCAGACGTAAACGCCAGGGACTCCCGGGACCAGACGCCGCTCCACATAGCCGTGTTTTTCGGCTCCCGCGAGCACCTCGAAGTCGCGAGGTGGCTCCTGGAGCACGGGGCGGACCCCAACGCGAGAGACTGGGAAGGCAACACCCCACTACACTACGTAATTGAGCATTCCTTCTGGAGGGAACGGCGAGAAGCTATCGAGCTACTATTAGAGCACGGGGCGGATCCGAGTATAAGGAACTCCGAGGGGCTGAGCCCGCTACAGCTCGCTGTGATCAAAGGAGACACCGACGCTTTCGCGCTGCTCTCAGGGTACATGTTCAGGTTCAGGAAAACTCGGTAA
- the csx7 gene encoding type III CRISPR-associated RAMP protein Csx7, which translates to MQYNDLDRLDLFTRVTGVLENLTPLRVGAGREAQLGSPVDLEPLRVRLGDRSVPYIPGSSLKGVFRSLAEAIARAEGHVIHDPWDFEAAEQEARDGKYCLICGIFGSTRLASHVRIYDAYPKGTPTLFMKTGVGINRDFRGAHPNILYTERQVEPGHRWSFMMDIVNIRVYPEPGDERGRILRRVLDMLAEGMVQVGARKTVGYGLLRLVEGEYVVYGVRDGRLQRLESGKIGGGAV; encoded by the coding sequence TTGCAGTACAACGACCTCGACAGGCTCGACCTCTTCACCAGGGTGACGGGGGTTCTCGAGAACCTCACGCCGCTGAGGGTGGGCGCTGGCAGGGAGGCTCAGCTCGGCTCCCCGGTCGACTTGGAGCCGTTGAGGGTTAGGCTCGGGGATAGGAGCGTCCCCTACATACCCGGTAGTAGCTTGAAGGGTGTGTTCAGGAGCCTGGCGGAGGCTATAGCGAGGGCTGAGGGGCACGTTATCCACGACCCGTGGGACTTCGAGGCGGCCGAGCAGGAGGCGCGGGACGGGAAGTACTGCCTGATATGCGGCATATTCGGTAGCACGAGGCTGGCGAGCCACGTGAGGATCTACGACGCCTACCCGAAGGGGACTCCCACGCTGTTCATGAAGACGGGCGTCGGGATTAACAGGGACTTCCGGGGGGCTCACCCGAACATCCTCTACACCGAGCGCCAGGTGGAGCCGGGGCACAGGTGGAGCTTCATGATGGACATCGTGAACATAAGGGTGTACCCGGAGCCCGGGGACGAGAGGGGCAGGATCCTGAGGAGGGTTCTCGACATGCTCGCCGAGGGGATGGTCCAGGTCGGCGCCAGGAAGACTGTGGGCTACGGGCTCCTCAGGCTAGTGGAGGGCGAGTACGTCGTGTACGGGGTTAGGGACGGCAGGCTCCAGCGCCTAGAGTCCGGGAAGATAGGGGGTGGTGCGGTTTGA
- a CDS encoding nucleotidyltransferase domain-containing protein translates to MRSLEEIKFYEIDLEKVVETLKKYFEKRSDVAVAVLFGSALRRRKVRDIDIAVHADWSLEELLEATAELEKELGTPVDIVPLPNAPPQVRLKALAEGLPITVKNHALYTELLKEAIGETRDMEAKLREERRAKDRRQRRGETAKT, encoded by the coding sequence GTGAGAAGCCTGGAGGAGATTAAGTTCTACGAGATAGACCTCGAAAAAGTAGTCGAAACGCTGAAAAAGTACTTCGAGAAGAGAAGCGACGTCGCAGTAGCAGTCCTATTCGGCTCCGCGCTCAGAAGAAGAAAAGTCAGAGACATAGACATCGCGGTACACGCAGACTGGAGCCTAGAAGAACTACTCGAAGCCACCGCAGAGCTAGAAAAAGAGCTGGGAACCCCCGTAGACATCGTACCCCTACCCAACGCCCCACCACAAGTAAGACTAAAAGCGCTGGCAGAAGGCCTACCCATAACCGTGAAAAACCACGCACTCTACACAGAGCTACTCAAAGAGGCAATCGGGGAAACAAGAGACATGGAGGCAAAACTCAGAGAAGAACGCCGGGCAAAAGATCGTCGACAACGGCGAGGAGAGACGGCGAAGACTTAA
- the csx7 gene encoding type III CRISPR-associated RAMP protein Csx7 yields the protein MSQVPWSSHRVLLREAVFRGYLVAESPLRVGAGREAPLGSPVDLSVLRVRLGGKSVPYIPGSSLKGVFRSFSQSLAVAKGLSVCSGLSGETCMDYEDPSLGGEKLLSYLQGLMREGHSLEAVRLFHEKACLMCKVFGAPSFSGHVEFSDAYPVDEKGGVVDVSTGVRTGIAINRRTGAVYERALYQVEYVEPGARFRFEARTTNLPNYALGLLSAVIRMMNEGWVRVGGFKTRGFGEVRVEGLEFAARGATVRGSVLVKLDDYDSDVDLSGLAEARDGWLRASGDSAWKALAKLEEVWSNASFGKRG from the coding sequence TTGAGCCAGGTCCCGTGGTCCTCGCACAGGGTCCTCCTCAGGGAGGCAGTCTTCAGGGGCTACCTCGTCGCCGAGTCTCCGCTGAGGGTGGGCGCTGGCAGGGAGGCGCCGCTGGGCTCCCCGGTGGACCTCTCGGTCCTCAGGGTTAGGCTTGGCGGTAAAAGCGTCCCCTACATACCCGGCAGTAGCCTGAAGGGTGTGTTCAGGAGCTTCTCCCAGTCCCTCGCAGTGGCGAAGGGGCTAAGCGTGTGCAGCGGGCTGAGCGGGGAGACGTGCATGGACTACGAGGACCCGTCGCTGGGCGGCGAGAAGTTGCTGAGCTACTTGCAGGGGCTGATGAGGGAGGGGCACAGCCTGGAAGCCGTCAGGCTGTTCCACGAGAAGGCCTGCCTGATGTGCAAGGTCTTCGGCGCCCCCTCGTTCTCCGGGCACGTCGAGTTCAGCGACGCCTACCCCGTCGACGAGAAGGGGGGCGTCGTCGACGTCTCCACCGGGGTGAGGACGGGCATAGCGATAAACAGGAGGACGGGCGCCGTCTACGAGAGGGCCCTCTACCAGGTCGAGTACGTCGAGCCGGGCGCGAGGTTCAGGTTCGAGGCTAGGACTACGAACCTCCCCAACTACGCGCTCGGGCTCCTCTCCGCCGTCATCAGGATGATGAACGAGGGCTGGGTCAGGGTGGGCGGCTTCAAGACGAGGGGCTTCGGAGAGGTGCGCGTGGAGGGCCTGGAGTTCGCGGCTAGGGGCGCGACTGTCCGCGGCTCGGTGCTGGTGAAGCTCGACGACTACGACTCGGACGTCGACCTCTCGGGCCTCGCCGAGGCCAGGGACGGGTGGCTAAGGGCCTCCGGGGACTCCGCCTGGAAGGCGCTGGCTAAGCTCGAGGAGGTGTGGTCCAATGCAAGCTTCGGGAAGCGCGGTTAG
- a CDS encoding DUF5658 family protein — protein MGRGLKFWVSVYAASSACDIASTYAALSTGAFYEANPNTAALLGNPLLLALREVLVILLLALLAYALRRVAGKLGLPPSASNAPVAAASAVRAAAALHNAVLLALHAKTTFSRVGGEKQTPRRAERLPASRPLLDSRTPQSLVPHRDREASGPRQSQRVEDQ, from the coding sequence GTGGGCAGAGGGCTGAAGTTCTGGGTATCGGTGTACGCCGCTTCGAGCGCCTGCGACATAGCCTCGACATACGCCGCCCTCTCCACCGGGGCGTTCTACGAGGCAAACCCCAACACGGCCGCCCTCCTGGGAAACCCCCTCCTCCTAGCCCTGAGAGAAGTTCTCGTAATCCTACTCCTCGCGCTCCTAGCCTACGCCCTGCGCAGAGTAGCCGGGAAGCTAGGCCTCCCGCCCAGCGCCTCCAACGCCCCAGTAGCGGCGGCATCCGCGGTGAGAGCAGCGGCAGCACTCCACAACGCGGTCCTACTCGCCCTCCACGCGAAAACAACTTTTTCCAGGGTGGGCGGGGAAAAGCAAACACCACGACGCGCAGAAAGACTACCCGCGTCCAGGCCACTCCTCGACAGCAGGACGCCCCAAAGCCTTGTGCCCCACCGAGACCGCGAAGCCTCCGGGCCACGACAGAGCCAACGCGTCGAAGACCAGTAA
- a CDS encoding DUF5591 domain-containing protein, translating to MGKRRSRDPRSYDSSKKVLRGRLGEDLRFYNPREVYNALTSNKKVVGWLKFIAESYTPPPEKKVLLFYPCSTVKPYHESRSYKALYKTLESLGEKRRLIHVVAVSEPFGAVPEEYFYEWEEWYDCPGLFEWWCRAHGQPYEREYAEKSIELLASYVAAFLKRTKSSYAHRVAFVRTYTSKLRISPSHTHRRIIELASKASGVEVELLPPKEVVEEIVRTYGAGAWNRQGVAHPAAQEYLRGYLERLLVRLSP from the coding sequence ATGGGCAAGCGGAGGTCCCGGGACCCGAGGAGCTACGACTCCTCGAAGAAGGTTCTGCGAGGAAGGCTCGGCGAGGACTTGCGGTTCTACAACCCGAGGGAGGTCTACAACGCGCTGACATCCAACAAGAAGGTAGTCGGGTGGCTGAAGTTCATAGCGGAGAGCTACACCCCGCCACCGGAGAAGAAGGTCCTCCTGTTCTACCCCTGCAGCACGGTTAAACCCTACCACGAGTCCAGGTCCTACAAAGCGCTGTACAAGACGCTGGAAAGCCTCGGAGAGAAGCGCCGACTAATACACGTGGTGGCAGTCTCCGAGCCCTTCGGAGCGGTCCCCGAGGAGTACTTCTACGAGTGGGAGGAGTGGTACGACTGCCCCGGGCTCTTCGAGTGGTGGTGCAGGGCCCACGGGCAGCCCTACGAGAGGGAGTACGCCGAGAAAAGCATCGAGCTACTAGCGAGCTACGTAGCCGCCTTCCTCAAGAGGACAAAGAGCTCCTACGCGCACAGGGTAGCCTTCGTGCGCACGTACACGTCCAAGCTTAGGATTAGTCCTAGCCACACCCATAGAAGGATAATCGAGCTGGCATCCAAGGCGTCGGGCGTCGAAGTCGAACTACTACCACCCAAAGAGGTCGTAGAAGAAATAGTCAGAACCTACGGAGCAGGAGCATGGAACCGTCAAGGCGTGGCTCACCCAGCGGCCCAGGAGTACCTGCGCGGGTACCTGGAGCGCCTCCTGGTAAGACTCTCCCCGTAA
- a CDS encoding thermopsin: protein MLVSRWLFRVGLVAVVLLLLVARCVRAERVSLLPRSISYYSIRVSAAPAYVVLVSHQPWPAVAYLATAEECEHFLARGGSDIEVLRVVSVPGYGVVSLRIDSPGSYYVFFYSDERLYVYVRYYGLPAGLASYPDVAVNTSMVLGFFNVSAASAKSYSSRAAEADAWSLQLNAVVEVSLAGGRKQYYWVQNMVGGIEGTRSYENKTEKAIMYQVWNNIWNNTGRLSLLSDERISGCGGVYRDRDEYYYACVYTYSPCDLPLAGFLVVRAYASNGAVHVDFGYVTAQSGDYRPAIITWYDNVTIRTNPPAVGAGIVATSSYLNGRGLPLNVELVFCGFCCSEHATFSELEARLTLAYWRGGGWAPFPNLYSFGVSTNETATNVAVRYADGFAVVERGALSPAKLAERPRLPALPMTSVRYCSMLTGECSVRYVYSPVTLAEKASVVYDGNRTRYVLLGYYVDGRFTEDPPTITPSSSWFTHYEVRSSYKAQHFVVVSSPLPVTVNGTRTTRYAGWLDAGSSIVVEVPDRVVLENGTLFTPLSSGGVFRVDSPVTVEVAWQPYYLVTVTSQYPVLVNGERTERYSRYLAPGTQLEVKAEPVPLYGGLVTMDPNASSIRLLVTAPVTLSVSYSPNYTRLVAVAAVATVLVAVAVARRRRRFEAFYEPPLDELLAA from the coding sequence TTGCTGGTTTCGCGTTGGTTGTTTAGGGTTGGGCTTGTAGCGGTAGTCCTGCTTCTACTCGTAGCTCGATGCGTGCGCGCCGAGAGGGTTTCGCTGCTTCCTCGCTCGATAAGCTACTACAGCATTAGGGTTTCCGCGGCGCCGGCGTACGTCGTGCTCGTGAGTCATCAGCCGTGGCCGGCCGTGGCTTACCTGGCGACTGCCGAGGAGTGTGAGCATTTCCTCGCGCGCGGGGGTAGTGACATCGAGGTTTTGAGGGTGGTTAGCGTGCCAGGCTACGGCGTGGTCTCCTTGAGGATAGATAGCCCCGGCTCGTACTACGTGTTTTTCTACTCGGACGAGAGGCTCTACGTCTACGTTAGGTACTACGGCTTGCCGGCGGGCCTTGCCAGCTACCCGGACGTCGCGGTGAATACGAGCATGGTTCTCGGCTTCTTCAACGTAAGCGCAGCCTCCGCTAAGAGCTACAGCAGTAGAGCCGCGGAGGCGGACGCGTGGAGCCTCCAGCTGAACGCCGTCGTAGAGGTTTCCTTGGCGGGCGGCAGGAAGCAGTACTACTGGGTTCAAAACATGGTCGGCGGCATAGAGGGTACTCGTTCGTACGAGAACAAAACGGAGAAGGCTATTATGTACCAGGTTTGGAACAACATTTGGAACAATACGGGGCGGCTTAGCCTGCTAAGCGACGAGAGGATATCCGGCTGCGGTGGTGTGTACAGGGATAGGGACGAGTACTACTATGCGTGCGTGTACACCTACAGCCCCTGCGACCTGCCCCTGGCAGGCTTCCTGGTCGTCAGGGCTTACGCGAGTAACGGCGCTGTACACGTCGATTTCGGCTACGTCACCGCTCAGAGCGGCGACTACAGGCCCGCGATTATAACGTGGTACGACAACGTGACCATAAGGACTAACCCGCCGGCCGTAGGCGCCGGCATAGTGGCTACGTCGAGCTACCTGAACGGGCGTGGGCTCCCGCTGAACGTTGAGCTCGTGTTCTGCGGTTTCTGTTGCTCGGAGCACGCTACGTTCAGCGAGCTGGAGGCGAGGCTCACCCTTGCCTACTGGAGGGGCGGCGGCTGGGCGCCTTTCCCGAATCTGTACAGCTTTGGCGTGAGCACAAACGAGACTGCTACCAACGTGGCTGTGCGGTACGCTGACGGCTTCGCGGTCGTGGAAAGAGGCGCGCTGAGCCCGGCTAAGCTCGCGGAGAGGCCGAGGCTACCGGCCCTGCCGATGACTAGCGTCAGGTACTGTAGCATGTTGACCGGGGAGTGCTCCGTCAGGTACGTGTACTCCCCTGTAACGCTCGCCGAGAAGGCTAGCGTCGTGTACGACGGCAACCGCACCAGGTACGTGCTTTTAGGGTACTACGTGGACGGGCGGTTCACCGAGGACCCGCCGACCATAACTCCTAGTAGCTCGTGGTTCACGCACTACGAGGTTAGGTCGAGCTACAAGGCTCAGCACTTCGTGGTCGTCTCCAGCCCCCTCCCCGTAACGGTTAACGGTACGAGGACTACGCGCTACGCCGGGTGGCTCGACGCGGGCTCCTCCATAGTCGTCGAAGTCCCGGATCGGGTAGTGCTCGAGAACGGGACGCTGTTCACGCCCCTGAGTAGCGGCGGGGTGTTCCGCGTCGACTCGCCGGTAACAGTCGAGGTAGCCTGGCAACCCTACTACCTCGTCACCGTTACGAGCCAGTACCCGGTGCTCGTCAACGGCGAGAGGACGGAGAGGTACAGCAGGTACCTGGCGCCCGGCACCCAGCTCGAGGTGAAGGCGGAGCCCGTGCCGCTGTACGGCGGGCTCGTAACCATGGACCCGAACGCCTCTTCGATAAGGCTACTGGTCACCGCGCCCGTAACGCTGTCGGTGTCCTACTCGCCGAACTACACGCGCCTAGTAGCCGTAGCCGCCGTAGCCACCGTTCTAGTCGCTGTAGCCGTCGCCAGGAGAAGGAGGCGCTTCGAGGCCTTCTACGAGCCACCCCTCGACGAGCTCTTAGCCGCCTAG
- a CDS encoding ABC transporter permease subunit yields the protein MRTLLYDFRRALLNSSTLVLLAALVAVGAAVGYMAYAQMTGQGKLFGIAYTVTPNSSAVKVEGLVYDYTGNPVKDNTVTVKLLECSEGGAGASMPACSVVAEWTARTGERFKAELRRGSTNASVNLEIRVANRYGSSLSWSSGIRCFPADMHTSLGIGFGSTFNKTWLAVGEVIPLEGGGYRLAVAVAPPDCNYSEVAGSKLYYTVYNETPGRLAYAGELGASGVGVFDLKAAGSGKALYLELETRRGRVRLDTPVSLAGSSALKGWIVAAMLVSSNVLAFLYPIAVMLTAYNLVAKPRSTGALEFVLARPVTRLQLFLSRFAAGALASAASPLLATAAMHLVISWAVGSPPPLEDSALLAAGIAASMLAYYSVFYSIAASAKGKSYLLLAVVVYIVFTVLWAPIAFAIAVAVRGTPDPAAVQQAYYFNPSVAFQAATEALHLKYGQAAVQAALKPAYVAAAAAAWVLLPLVAAWLAFRKANLSQ from the coding sequence GTGAGGACACTCCTCTACGACTTCAGGAGGGCCCTCCTGAACTCATCCACCCTGGTGCTCCTAGCCGCGCTCGTAGCGGTCGGCGCCGCCGTCGGCTACATGGCCTACGCTCAGATGACGGGGCAGGGGAAGCTCTTCGGCATCGCGTACACCGTCACCCCGAACTCTTCCGCGGTGAAAGTAGAGGGCCTCGTCTACGACTACACGGGCAACCCCGTCAAGGACAACACTGTGACCGTCAAGCTCCTGGAGTGCTCCGAGGGAGGCGCCGGCGCCTCGATGCCCGCGTGCAGCGTTGTAGCGGAGTGGACTGCTAGAACCGGGGAGCGCTTCAAGGCGGAGCTCAGGCGCGGAAGCACCAACGCGAGTGTAAACCTGGAGATACGGGTCGCGAACAGGTACGGCTCCTCCCTCTCCTGGTCCAGTGGGATTAGGTGTTTTCCAGCGGACATGCACACCTCGCTCGGCATAGGGTTCGGGTCGACGTTTAACAAGACGTGGCTCGCTGTAGGCGAGGTCATACCCCTCGAGGGGGGAGGGTACAGGCTAGCCGTGGCGGTAGCGCCCCCCGACTGCAACTACTCCGAGGTCGCCGGGAGCAAGCTGTACTACACCGTCTACAACGAGACCCCCGGGCGACTCGCCTACGCAGGCGAGCTGGGAGCAAGCGGGGTCGGGGTCTTCGACCTCAAGGCCGCGGGTAGCGGGAAGGCGCTCTACCTAGAGCTCGAAACGCGCCGGGGACGCGTGCGCCTAGACACCCCTGTGTCGCTCGCCGGGAGCTCGGCGCTCAAAGGGTGGATCGTAGCCGCGATGCTCGTATCGTCTAACGTACTCGCCTTCCTCTACCCGATAGCGGTGATGCTCACCGCATACAACCTCGTAGCGAAGCCGAGGTCCACCGGGGCTCTCGAATTCGTGCTCGCGAGGCCTGTTACGAGGCTCCAGCTCTTCCTCTCCAGGTTCGCCGCCGGCGCGCTGGCGTCCGCCGCCTCCCCGCTACTCGCAACAGCGGCCATGCACCTAGTAATCTCGTGGGCCGTTGGCTCGCCGCCACCCCTCGAGGACTCAGCCCTCCTCGCAGCCGGCATAGCCGCCTCGATGCTCGCGTACTACAGCGTGTTCTACTCGATAGCCGCATCAGCGAAGGGGAAGAGCTACCTCCTCCTCGCGGTAGTAGTCTACATAGTCTTCACGGTGCTCTGGGCGCCGATAGCGTTCGCCATCGCGGTCGCAGTTAGAGGAACGCCGGACCCCGCGGCAGTCCAGCAGGCGTACTACTTCAACCCTTCGGTAGCCTTCCAGGCAGCAACGGAAGCCCTGCACCTCAAGTACGGGCAAGCAGCGGTGCAAGCCGCGCTGAAACCAGCCTACGTAGCCGCCGCGGCGGCAGCCTGGGTACTACTCCCACTCGTAGCCGCGTGGCTAGCATTCAGGAAGGCAAACCTCTCCCAGTAG